The proteins below come from a single Kosakonia sp. SMBL-WEM22 genomic window:
- a CDS encoding DUF4186 domain-containing protein, producing MADFDALFARLARSTFRSRFRLGVKERLYCEEKGAETIAAHAADFVARRLAPALPHNDGKQTPMRGHPVFIAQHATATCCRGCLAKWHAIAPGQPLSPAQQQYVVDVIYHWLVVQMNSPR from the coding sequence ATGGCCGACTTTGATGCGCTGTTTGCCCGCCTTGCGCGCTCAACCTTTCGCTCTCGTTTTCGCTTAGGCGTAAAGGAGCGGCTCTACTGCGAAGAGAAGGGGGCAGAGACGATTGCCGCCCACGCCGCTGATTTTGTTGCCAGGCGCCTTGCGCCAGCGCTGCCGCATAATGACGGTAAACAGACGCCGATGCGCGGTCACCCGGTGTTTATCGCCCAGCATGCCACCGCTACCTGCTGTCGTGGCTGCCTTGCGAAATGGCACGCGATTGCGCCGGGCCAGCCGTTATCGCCCGCGCAGCAGCAGTATGTGGTTGATGTGATTTATCACTGGCTGGTTGTCCAGATGAATTCGCCGCGCTGA